The Magnolia sinica isolate HGM2019 chromosome 10, MsV1, whole genome shotgun sequence genome includes a window with the following:
- the LOC131217491 gene encoding small nuclear ribonucleoprotein SmD1a-like, giving the protein MRESSLQYNNFSHQGWQALVSVSSIPLSLAKIKFVRFLMKLNNETVSIELKNGTVVHGTITRVDISMNTHLKIVKLTLKGKNPVTLDHLSVRDNHIRYYILPNSLNLETLLVEETPRVKPKKSTAWRPLGRGRGCGCGRGHGRGRY; this is encoded by the exons GTTGGCAAGCCCTAGTTTCAGTGTCTTCTATACCTCTATCTCTCGCTAAGATTAAGTTCGTCaggtttttgatgaaattgaataatGAGACGGTATCGATCGAGTTAAAAAATGGCACCGTTGTTCATGGCACCATCACTAGAGTAGATATTAGCATGAACACGCATCTTAAGATTGTGAAGCTGACCTTGAAAGGTAAAAATCCGGTGACCCTCGATCACCTAAGTGTGAGGGACAACCACATCCGATACTACATCCTCCCCAATAGTTTGAACCTCGAGACTTTGTTAGTTGAGGAGACACCTAGGGTCAAGCCCAAGAAGTCAACTGCAT GGAGGCCTTTGGGACGAGGTCGAGGTTGTGGGTGCGGGCGTGGCCATGGCCGAGGGCGCTAC